The following are from one region of the candidate division WWE3 bacterium genome:
- a CDS encoding recombinase family protein: protein MVEFFNAPIGQDFTVLITTSGGVIYMYYLDDNKLKDLKKLKYLVYYRRSSEDNEDRQTQSIPGQKLDVKEQILDRYGLNVINQGAPYEESQSGFKTGRPCFNDLMARIKNGEADGVIVWHPSRVARNYGDGGAFVQLMLENKIKIVLTCFGIFDNNPRDREYLMAEFSRATRDSDDKSVMVKTGNRTKFNTGWWSGPAKQGYLNFTDPTTKEHIIIKDKDRFLLLQNAARLILNDSYTPMQAFNKLNDEWGYRTRKTKRQGGNKMSESSFYKFIEDPFYYGLLARLEGQMIGKHEPMITKEDFDRLQVITGRRGCHVTEHEFAFKEPLRCGECGGSITCEERWQIICSVCKTKFHKGKDVTSCPECKTLIEDMAGPTTLHYIHYHCTKKANKNCSQGCISLKTLEEKIDEEIKRYDIPEKLLVWAVDYLNELNDKETEDREVVRSSVKDAYDDCVKRLDNLLKLKISPQNMDGSVISDEEYALQHQPLLAEKTRLMAKINGTDQRINKWHELSVNTFNFVCYARFWLVNGGLKQRTQILTALGSDLIIKDRNLLIDGQKYFFLIEEGKKNLQQIAERFGPTTLIDLLMQKDPPEVLRTEWLGS, encoded by the coding sequence GTGGTGGAGTTTTTTAATGCCCCCATTGGACAAGACTTCACCGTTTTGATCACAACCAGTGGGGGCGTTATTTATATGTATTATTTGGACGATAACAAATTAAAAGATTTAAAAAAGCTGAAGTACTTAGTCTATTACCGTAGATCTTCAGAGGATAACGAAGACCGTCAAACCCAATCTATTCCCGGTCAGAAACTTGATGTAAAAGAACAGATACTTGATAGGTACGGTTTAAATGTCATAAATCAGGGCGCACCTTATGAGGAGAGCCAGTCAGGGTTTAAGACTGGCAGGCCCTGCTTCAACGATCTTATGGCAAGGATAAAAAATGGGGAAGCTGATGGAGTAATCGTTTGGCATCCAAGCCGGGTAGCTCGCAACTATGGTGATGGTGGGGCCTTTGTGCAACTAATGCTAGAGAATAAGATAAAGATTGTTTTGACGTGCTTTGGGATATTTGATAATAACCCAAGAGACCGGGAGTACCTGATGGCCGAGTTTTCTAGAGCAACACGTGATAGCGATGATAAGAGCGTAATGGTTAAGACTGGTAATAGAACCAAATTCAATACTGGATGGTGGTCCGGACCCGCTAAGCAAGGCTACCTCAATTTTACCGATCCTACTACTAAAGAGCATATCATCATTAAAGACAAAGATCGGTTCCTGCTCTTACAAAATGCAGCAAGGCTCATATTGAACGACTCTTATACTCCAATGCAGGCTTTTAATAAACTAAATGATGAGTGGGGTTACCGGACCCGCAAAACTAAAAGGCAGGGCGGTAACAAGATGTCTGAAAGCTCTTTCTACAAATTTATAGAGGATCCCTTCTATTATGGTTTGTTGGCTAGGTTAGAAGGTCAAATGATCGGCAAGCATGAGCCTATGATAACTAAAGAAGATTTTGATCGCTTACAGGTCATCACCGGGCGCAGGGGTTGTCATGTTACAGAACACGAGTTCGCTTTTAAGGAGCCGCTACGTTGCGGTGAGTGTGGTGGATCTATTACTTGTGAGGAACGCTGGCAAATAATCTGCTCTGTCTGTAAAACTAAGTTTCATAAAGGCAAAGACGTTACAAGTTGCCCGGAGTGTAAAACGTTGATTGAGGATATGGCTGGTCCCACGACGCTGCATTACATCCATTATCACTGCACCAAAAAGGCTAACAAAAACTGCTCACAGGGGTGTATATCTCTAAAGACACTTGAAGAAAAAATAGACGAAGAAATTAAAAGATACGATATACCGGAGAAACTCTTAGTTTGGGCGGTTGATTACCTAAACGAACTTAATGATAAAGAAACAGAAGATCGGGAAGTTGTTAGAAGTAGCGTAAAGGATGCTTATGACGACTGTGTTAAAAGGTTGGATAATCTTCTCAAACTAAAAATATCGCCTCAAAATATGGACGGTAGCGTTATTTCGGACGAGGAGTACGCATTACAACACCAGCCTCTTTTAGCAGAAAAGACGAGGCTTATGGCAAAGATTAACGGTACAGACCAACGAATCAATAAATGGCATGAGTTATCTGTTAACACCTTTAACTTCGTCTGTTATGCCAGGTTTTGGTTAGTAAATGGTGGTCTTAAACAACGGACCCAAATTCTCACCGCTTTAGGTTCGGACCTAATCATTAAGGATAGGAATTTGTTGATAGATGGACAAAAATACTTCTTTTTAATTGAGGAGGGAAAGAAAAATCTGCAACAGATAGCAGAAAGGTTCGGACCTACGACTTTGATCGATCTACTAATGCAAAAGGACCCTCCAGAGGTCCTAAGAACTGAATGGCTGGGGAGCTAG
- a CDS encoding helix-turn-helix transcriptional regulator: MDALRRRLGNNIKQARRKRGLSQQQVAENAHLDLTSVNEIENGRRNPSLETLARLAKVLEVSPHELLKP, translated from the coding sequence ATGGATGCTCTTAGAAGAAGGCTCGGCAACAACATAAAACAGGCTAGAAGAAAGCGGGGTTTAAGCCAGCAACAAGTGGCAGAGAACGCCCATCTTGACCTAACTTCCGTTAATGAGATTGAAAATGGTCGGAGGAACCCGTCACTGGAAACTTTAGCTAGATTAGCTAAGGTGTTAGAAGTATCGCCCCACGAACTCTTAAAACCATAG
- a CDS encoding macro domain-containing protein encodes MRITLCTGDITEFEGGALICPSDTELTNSSTSITKLVLKKGRPDLAKEVSALGYIELGCAAIFKGYKLKVSHVIFVPVKDGGHGDVAIDYLLLHKALRSALTLADLYGVERLAIPMMVPRATTKPSIIRSLLSIDDKPASTTLTDDACLDIIAAVSRDFEDSTIKEISIYRNTKPQNVQELLPIKRR; translated from the coding sequence ATGCGAATTACTCTTTGCACCGGCGACATAACAGAATTTGAAGGGGGCGCCCTAATCTGCCCCTCAGACACTGAGCTAACCAATAGTAGCACCAGTATTACTAAGCTGGTACTGAAAAAAGGGCGACCTGACTTAGCGAAGGAGGTTAGCGCTTTGGGCTACATAGAACTAGGTTGCGCGGCCATTTTTAAAGGTTATAAATTAAAAGTTAGTCACGTTATATTCGTACCAGTAAAAGATGGTGGTCACGGTGATGTAGCAATTGATTACTTGCTTTTGCATAAAGCCTTAAGGAGCGCTCTTACCCTGGCCGATCTTTATGGCGTAGAGAGGCTGGCCATACCAATGATGGTCCCCAGAGCAACTACCAAACCTTCCATTATTAGATCACTTCTAAGTATTGACGATAAACCAGCCTCTACAACACTAACTGATGACGCCTGTTTAGACATTATTGCAGCGGTTTCTAGAGATTTTGAGGATTCGACTATCAAAGAAATATCTATTTATCGTAATACCAAGCCCCAAAACGTCCAGGAACTTCTGCCGATTAAAAGGCGTTAA
- a CDS encoding AAA family ATPase produces the protein MISKSLSFLTTKYAKKAGDYYLKSKDFNGFPISDIDLPQETRIRLLNRMVRLRLVDVNFGDNHPNPHIKALELGSSKIQLEKLRKADIGSACLYPTKSYLKGIVNISKYAEKPFDLLLALGEPQLGFRAFDIDVLEFYRNDPRFRFFNDGVYGSIGVRSARFGSKEMNKRNNSFLQTFGYCFSAKKFKRAVAVYLRYLCNLSSEHQQIWKTKLLSGKYIIHPDYYTASMGEWPEKEPIFTAFLEEIHHINKMAELAGMPPLFKKEYSQENRPDNFMFLVRATKKEYSDFVHTLDKMLSENINIDFFRDDSIYMATYTNNRDGTKNKLNKGSIILLKEWVEKHFNTTDQEPLKKMVSTLKKIRSLRQSPAHEVEENEFNQKYFKMQRELISEAYDAIRTIRLIFTNFPNVRGVYKDVPTWLYEGKIRGF, from the coding sequence ATGATAAGCAAAAGCCTTAGCTTTTTAACTACAAAATATGCAAAAAAAGCTGGGGACTACTATTTAAAGTCTAAAGATTTTAATGGGTTCCCTATTAGCGACATCGATCTTCCACAGGAGACGAGGATTCGTTTGTTAAATCGGATGGTGCGTCTTCGATTAGTCGATGTTAATTTCGGTGACAATCATCCTAACCCGCATATTAAAGCGTTAGAGCTAGGAAGCAGTAAAATTCAGCTTGAAAAGCTAAGGAAGGCAGACATAGGATCTGCCTGCTTGTACCCAACAAAAAGTTATTTAAAAGGTATTGTTAATATCTCGAAATATGCCGAAAAGCCGTTTGACCTTCTTCTCGCGCTTGGCGAGCCACAATTAGGTTTTAGAGCATTTGATATTGACGTCTTGGAGTTTTATAGAAACGATCCAAGATTTAGATTTTTCAATGATGGTGTTTACGGAAGTATCGGAGTACGATCGGCAAGGTTTGGATCAAAAGAAATGAATAAGCGAAATAATAGCTTTCTTCAAACTTTTGGTTATTGCTTTAGTGCTAAGAAGTTTAAGAGGGCTGTTGCTGTTTATCTCAGGTACTTATGTAATTTAAGTTCAGAGCATCAACAGATATGGAAAACTAAACTTTTGAGTGGGAAATACATAATTCACCCAGACTACTACACAGCAAGTATGGGGGAGTGGCCAGAAAAAGAGCCGATCTTTACAGCATTTCTTGAGGAAATTCATCATATAAATAAAATGGCGGAACTAGCGGGTATGCCACCATTATTTAAGAAAGAATACTCCCAAGAAAACAGACCAGATAATTTCATGTTTCTAGTTAGAGCAACAAAGAAAGAGTACAGTGATTTCGTACACACATTAGACAAAATGCTCTCAGAAAATATTAATATTGATTTCTTTAGAGATGATTCAATTTACATGGCTACGTATACAAATAATCGAGACGGAACTAAGAACAAGCTGAATAAAGGTTCAATAATCCTTCTAAAAGAATGGGTAGAAAAACACTTTAATACTACTGACCAAGAACCATTGAAAAAGATGGTAAGTACTTTAAAGAAGATACGGAGTTTAAGACAATCACCTGCTCATGAGGTCGAAGAAAATGAATTTAACCAGAAATACTTTAAGATGCAGAGAGAACTTATAAGCGAGGCTTACGATGCAATTAGGACCATTAGGCTTATCTTTACCAATTTCCCAAATGTTAGAGGTGTATACAAAGATGTTCCTACATGGCTGTACGAGGGTAAAATTAGAGGCTTCTAA
- a CDS encoding DUF3592 domain-containing protein — translation MTAKNNGEKLIKIITKPLGVVAITISVLLFAVVGYKYLLTKPSFGVITKILQRTTGVEYRSVSQGSVYPCKLTFEYFDESGQKISKTTNYETDPCSPDNVNYYKVGQEISVRFDPVQTQKAEIFGVWDKLLSPTCLLIFGIVSLLVSRDKSVFIKPKNSLNKV, via the coding sequence ATGACTGCCAAGAATAATGGTGAAAAGTTAATAAAAATAATTACCAAACCCCTTGGTGTAGTAGCAATAACAATCTCAGTTCTCTTGTTCGCTGTTGTTGGCTATAAGTACCTACTGACTAAACCAAGCTTTGGGGTAATAACAAAAATATTACAGAGAACTACCGGGGTCGAGTATCGATCTGTATCTCAAGGCAGTGTTTACCCATGCAAACTTACTTTTGAGTATTTCGACGAATCTGGACAAAAGATAAGTAAGACAACAAATTATGAAACGGATCCTTGTTCACCAGACAATGTTAATTACTATAAAGTAGGCCAAGAAATAAGTGTGCGTTTTGACCCGGTTCAAACACAGAAAGCTGAAATATTTGGGGTATGGGATAAATTATTGTCACCTACTTGTTTGCTAATTTTCGGAATAGTATCGTTATTAGTCTCCAGAGATAAGAGTGTCTTTATAAAACCAAAAAATTCACTGAATAAGGTATGA